The Pseudomonas sp. SCB32 DNA window CATCGGGCCGATGCAGGCCTCTCTGGCCGTGAAGAAGGCTCGTCTGCTGATCGCCACCGCCGAAGAGCGCGCGGCGCCGGCATCGCCCTACCCCACCCGCTACCGCCTGGACAAACCGGCGCTGACACTGGTCAACCACGCCAACGTGTTCTGCCGCGAAGACCTGGACATCGGCACTCGCGCCTTCCTCCCGTACCTGCCGCAGGTCCACCATGCGGTACGCGCCGCCGACCTGGGCTGCGGCAACGGCGTGCTCGCCATCGCCTTCGCCCAGCTCAATCCGCAGGCGGAACTGACGCTGGTGGACGAGTCCTACATGGCCGTGCAGTCGGCGCGGGAAAACTGGCAGGCCGCCTTCGGCGATCGCCCTGTGGATATCCATCCGGACGACGGCCTCGCCAGCCAGGCAACCGACTCGCTGGACCTGGTGCTGTGCAACCCGCCCTTCCACCAGCAGCAGGTGGTCGGCGACTTCCTCGCCTGGCGCATGTTCCAGCAGGCCCGCGCGGCGCTGGTGACCGGCGGCGAGCTGTGGATCGTCGGCAACCGCCACCTGGGTTACCACGCCAAGCTCAAGCGCCTGTTCCGCGGCGTCGAGCAGGTGGCGGCGAATCCGAAATTCGTGGTGCTGAAAGCGACCAAATGAGCTGACGGGATTGCTCCGGCCGGTAAGCCGGAGCAGCATGGATCGCCCCCACTCGGACGCGCGCCATGACCGCACAAGAAGCCGCCCTCCTCCCACCCGAACTGATCCGCACCGCCGACGGCATCGATCTTGCCCTGCGCCGCGTAGGCCCGGCAGACGGCGTGCCAGTGGTGCTGACTCACGGCACCTTTTCCAACTACCGCAGTTGCCTGGGTCTGGCCAACTACCTGGCCGGGCGCGGCTTTGCCTGCTGGCTGTTCGACTGGCGCGGACATGGGGACAGCGGGCGCAACGGCTTTACCCACAGTTTCG harbors:
- a CDS encoding class I SAM-dependent methyltransferase, whose product is MPVLASPFAQLDLVRHPEQRDDPLQAFDAADEYLLSHLHEQGITADSRVLVLNDSFGALAASLAPHVHLTSSGDSHLGFIALQRNLERNGLADAALSFVPASDTPQGPFDHVLVRVPKTLALLEEQLIRLHGRLAPGATVVAAGMIKHLPRAAGDLLEKYIGPMQASLAVKKARLLIATAEERAAPASPYPTRYRLDKPALTLVNHANVFCREDLDIGTRAFLPYLPQVHHAVRAADLGCGNGVLAIAFAQLNPQAELTLVDESYMAVQSARENWQAAFGDRPVDIHPDDGLASQATDSLDLVLCNPPFHQQQVVGDFLAWRMFQQARAALVTGGELWIVGNRHLGYHAKLKRLFRGVEQVAANPKFVVLKATK